Proteins encoded by one window of Lathyrus oleraceus cultivar Zhongwan6 chromosome 1, CAAS_Psat_ZW6_1.0, whole genome shotgun sequence:
- the LOC127115873 gene encoding pentatricopeptide repeat-containing protein At5g59600 produces the protein MMKSLTFSSQLRWTPYDIALCLQKCLKAKALKPGKQLHAMLLTTGLNMNIMSLSSKLIGMYSSSADLESAKILFKKTEHPNVFAFNWMVLGMVYNGYFDDALFYFRRMREIGLIGNKFTLGIVLKTCVGLMDVEKGKQVHGMVCEMGFGNDVSIGNGLIDMYCKCGSIGYACRVFDGMSERDVASWTSMICGFCNMGEIEKALVLFERMKMEGYEPNDFTWNAIMATYARLRDSRKAFGFMERMKKEGFVPDVVAWNALISGFVQNREVKEAFKMFREMLVSRTCPNQVTFAALLPACGSVGSIKWGREIHGFICRKGFDANVFIASALIDMYSKCGSLKDARNVFDKIDCKNVASWNAMIDCYGKCGMVDSSMDLFTKMLEQGLQPNEVTFTCILSACSHSGSVEKGLEIFKLMKECYGVDVSTEHYACVVDLFCRSGKIVEAYEFLKAMPIQITESMAGAFLNGCKIHGRRDLAKKMAEEIMRMQLKGPGGFVTLSNIYAAEGDWEEARNVRKVMKERNVNKLPGFSWLEKPCEILEGKEEKEVPVGLNL, from the coding sequence ATGATGAAAAGTTTGACATTTTCTTCTCAATTGAGATGGACACCTTATGACATTGCTTTGTGCCTGCAAAAATGCTTAAAAGCAAAAGCCTTGAAACCTGGCAAGCAACTCCATGCAATGTTACTCACAACTGGATTGAACATGAACATCATGTCTTTAAGTTCCAAACTTATTGGAATGTATTCTAGTTCTGCAGACTTAGAATCAgcaaaaatattatttaaaaaaactGAACATCCAAATGTTTTTGCATTCAATTGGATGGTTTTAGGTATGGTGTATAATGGTTACTTTGATGATGCATTGTTTTACTTTCGCCGGATGCGTGAAATTGGTCTAATTGGTAATAAGTTTACACTTGGTATTGTTCTTAAAACATGTGTTGGTTTGATGGATGTGGAGAAAGGGAAGCAGGTTCATGGGATGGTTTGTGAGATGGGTTTTGGGAATGATGTTTCCATTGGGAATGGTTTGATTGATATGTATTGTAAATGTGGGAGCATTGGTTATGCTTGTAGGGTGTTTGATGGAATGTCTGAGAGAGATGTTGCTTCGTGGACATCGATGATTTGTGGGTTTTGTAATATGGGGGAAATTGAGAAAGCGTTGGTGTTGTTTGAGAGGATGAAGATGGAGGGATATGAGCCGAATGATTTTACATGGAATGCTATCATGGCTACGTATGCTCGTTTGAGAGATAGTAGAAAAGCTTTTGGTTTCATGGAGAGAATGAAAAAAGAGGGTTTTGTTCCTGATGTGGTTGCATGGAATGCTTTGATTTCTGGCTTTGTGCAAAATCGTGAAGTCAAGGAAGCGTTTAAGATGTTTCGGGAGATGCTAGTTTCGAGGACTTGTCCTAATCAAGTAACTTTTGCAGCACTGCTTCCTGCGTGTGGGTCAGTAGGTTCTATTAAATGGGGAAGAGAAATTCATGGATTTATATGCCGGAAGGGTTTTGATGCCAATGTTTTCATTGCAAGTGCTCTTATTGATATGTATTCCAAGTGTGGGAGTTTAAAAGATGCTCGAAATGTATTCGACAAGATTGATTGTAAGAATGTTGCGTCATGGAATGCAATGATTGATTGCTACGGGAAGTGTGGTATGGTTGATTCCTCGATGGACCTGTTTACGAAAATGCTGGAACAAGGATTACAGCCAAATGAAGTTACTTTTACATGTATTCTTTCAGCATGCAGCCATAGTGGTTCAGTGGAAAAAGGGTTAGAGATATTCAAATTAATGAAAGAATGTTACGGAGTTGACGTAAGTACGGAGCATTATGCTTGTGTTGTCGATCTCTTCTGTCGTTCAGGAAAGATAGTTGAAGCATATGAGTTTCTGAAGGCCATGCCAATACAAATCACAGAATCAATGGCTGGAGCTTTTCTAAACGGGTGCAAAATCCATGGACGAAGAGATCTTGCTAAAAAGATGGCCGAGGAAATAATGAGAATGCAGCTAAAAGGACCTGGTGGCTTTGTTACACTATCAAATATTTATGCCGCTGAAGGAGATTGGGAAGAGGCTAGAAATGTGAGGAAGGTAATGAAGGAAAGAAATGTCAATAAGTTGCCTGGTTTTAGTTGGCTTGAAAAGCCATGTGAGATTCTTGAAGGGAAGGAAGAGAAAGAGGTGCCTGTTGGGTTGAATTTGTAA